The following coding sequences are from one Stegostoma tigrinum isolate sSteTig4 chromosome 11, sSteTig4.hap1, whole genome shotgun sequence window:
- the LOC125460459 gene encoding dual specificity protein phosphatase 7 → MKNQLFCTTSAMAMNKSVDWLQEQLESGEASLLLLDCRSHELYESSHIESAINVVIPGLMLRRLKKGNLPIKSLIPNNEDKEKFVKRCRTDTVILYDECTIDWHENGASSVLGLLLQKLRDDGCKAYYLEGGFNKFQTEYLEHCETNLDCSCPSSSPPVSVLGLGGLRISSDCSDGESDADREPNSATESEGSPLPNNQPAFPVQILPYLYLGCAKDSTNLDVLGMYGIKYILNVTPNLPNMFENDGQFKYKQIPISDHWSQNLSQFFPEAISFIDEARSKKCGILVHCLAGISRSVTVTVAYLMQKLNLSLNDAYDFVKRKKSNISPNFNFMGQLLDFERTLGLTSPCDNRAPKEQMYFTTPTNHNVFQLESLEST, encoded by the exons ATGAAAAATCAGCTTTTCTGTACTACCTCGGCCATGGCGATGAACAAGAGTGTCGACTGGCTCCAGGAGCAACTGGAATCCGGGGAGGCGAGCCTGCTGCTGCTTGACTGCCGCTCTCACGAGCTGTACGAGTCGTCGCACATCGAGTCGGCCATCAATGTGGTCATTCCGGGGCTGATGCTCAGGAGGCTCAAGAAGGGCAACCTGCCCATCAAGTCGCTGATCCCCAACAACGAGGACAAGGAGAAATTCGTCAAGCGGTGCAGGACCGACACCGTCATACTGTACGACGAGTGCACGATCGATTGGCACGAAAACGGGGCGAGTTCTGTCCTGGGCTTGTTACTACAGAAATTAAGAGACGATGGCTGCAAGGCTTATTACCTGGAGG GGGGCTTTAATAAGTTTCAGACTGAATATCTAGAGCACTGCGAGACCAACCTGGATTGCTCCTGCCCCAGCAGTTCGCCTCCCGTGtcggtgctgggtctgggaggaCTTCGAATAAGTTCCGACTGCTCTGACGGGGAGTCCGATGCCGATCGAGAACCCAACAGCGCGACCGAGTCCGAAGGCAGCCCCTTGCCAAATAATCAGCCAGCTTTCCCCGTCCAAATTCTGCCGTATTTGTACCTCGGCTGTGCCAAAGATTCGACCAACCTGGATGTCTTGGGAATGTATGGGATCAAATACATTCTGAATGTAACCCCTAATCTTCCCAACATGTTTGAAAATGACGGGCAGTTTAAGTACAAGCAGATTCCAATCTCAGACCACTGGAGTCAGAATCTTTCTCAGTTCTTCCCAGAAGCTATTTCTTTCATAG ATGAAGCCAGATCCAAGAAGTGTGGAATCCTAGTTCATTGCTTAGCTGGGATTAGCAGGTCAGTCACTGTGACTGTTGCATATCTTATGCAGAAATTGAACCTATCTCTGAATGACGCTTATGATTTTGTAAAAAGGAAAAAATCCAACATCTCTCCGAACTTCAACTTCATGGGGCAGCTTTTAGACTTTGAAAGGACTCTAGGACTTACCAGTCCTTGTGACAACAGGGCACCTAAGGAGCAGATGTATTTCACCACTCCTACCAACCACAACGTTTTCCAGCTGGAATCTCTCGAGTCAACATGA